A portion of the Ananas comosus cultivar F153 unplaced genomic scaffold, ASM154086v1, whole genome shotgun sequence genome contains these proteins:
- the LOC109703958 gene encoding NAC domain-containing protein 68-like — MHEYRLADTSRSPNKKGSLRLDDWVLCRLYNKKNSWEKMQSQKEEASMMTTDSTDDSGSNSFRTPESDIDNDVFDKAAARPEAYPNHQSTEVCQIKEDSEWFMDLNLDDLQSAYTGFGPATPTPTFDMSNPSFYFPGLSSPKPNSNQTMNLPPF, encoded by the exons ATGCACGAGTACCGCCTCGCCGACACCTCCCGCTCCCCCAACAAGAAAGGAAGCCTCAGA CTGGACGACTGGGTGCTGTGCCGGCTGTACAACAAGAAGAACAGCTGGGAGAAGATGCAGAGCCAGAAGGAGGAGGCCTCGATGATGACGACCGACTCGACCGACGACTCGGGGTCGAACAGCTTCCGGACGCCGGAGTCGGACATCGACAACGACGTGTTCGACAAGGCGGCGGCTAGGCCGGAGGCCTACCCGAACCACCAGTCCACCGAAGTGTGCCAGATCAAGGAGGACAGCGAGTGGTTCATGGACCTGAACCTGGATGATCTGCAGAGCGCCTACACCGGCTTCGGACCcgcgacgccgacgccgacctTCGACATGTCGAACCCGAGCTTCTACTTCCCGGGCCTCAGTTCGCCGAAGCCGAACTCGAACCAAACTATGAACTTGCCACCGTTTTGA